TGAACTCCGGTGCATCGTGCCGGATCTGATCACGGTCGTAGATATGGAAACGGCCAACGCTATCACAACCGAACGCTTGAGTTATGGTCAGCGGGTTGCGGTTATCGGGTGCAGCGCGCCCAAGCAAATCAACACAGCAAAGGCGCGCGAGACCGTCGGTCCCGGCTGCTTTGGCCTGGAGGAAGACTATCTGCCGATATCGCAACTTGTGGGGGACCAGGGATGATGATGCTCGCGCCGATAGGGAGAAAAGAAAAAAGTAACGAGAACGAAAGGAATTTTGCTATGGTTTATAGCAGCTTCAAACATTATGCGAGCCGGATCGTCATAGCTGCGATATCCGCTAATCTATGCGCCGGCGCAGTGCAGGCACAGACTGCCGAACCCAGTGAAAGCCAGGGCGAAAGCGCAAATAATCAGTTGAACACGATTGTCGTGACGGCGCAGCGGCGAGAAGAGAATCTTCAGGATGTTCCCGCTCAAGTATCAGCCTTCTCAGCCGATCAAATTGTCGATGCTGGGATCAATTCAACCCAGGATTTTGTTGATTTGGTGCCCAATGTGGCGCTCGATGATAGCTTTACATATCTCAATACATTTGTGGTGGTTCGCGGTGTCACGCAAATCAACAACGCTGATTCACCGATAGCGGTCGTTGTCGACGGGGTTCCGCAGAACAACCAGAAGCAGCTCAACATGAATTTGTTCGATATCGAGCGTATTGAGGTACTGCGCGGCCCCCAAGGGGGTTTATATGGCCGAAATGCAATTGGCGGCGTGATTAACATCGTCACGAGAGAGCCTGGATATGAGTTTGGCGGGCAAGTGTCCGGTTCATATGGCAGCGGCGACCGGGTGAACTTCATGGGTTCACTGGATATTCCGGTGAGCGAACATGCAGGTTTGCGTGTTGCCGGCAATTATCTCACGAGCAATGGCCAGATTGATAACAGCTTTACCGGCGAAAATGTCGATTTCATCGATCATGACTGGGAGCTGCGCGCGCGCGGTGCTGTGGATATCAGCGAAAATGTCTCCTTGGATACGCGTGTATCCTACCGCGATTTTCGCGCTGGAGCCGTCTATGATACGGTCGTTTTTTCAGGCCGTGCGGACGACATTCTCGACCCGTTTTCAAATATAGAAGGCGTGACTTTCGGCAATATATTCGATGCTTCTATCAGTCTTGATTTCGATTTGGGGGGCGTCACCTTAACCAGCATATCCGCTTTTACCGATATCACGGAGAACTATCGTGGGGACTTGGATTTCTCCAACCCCGTTACATCTCCAGGAGGCTTTTTAGGGCTGGGGTTTCAGGCTGGACAGGGGCAAGACCTCGACGTCGAGCTTTATAGCCAAGAATTGCGCCTTGTGTCTGATTCAGCGCAGCCGTTCCGTTGGATTGCCGGTGCATTTTACCTTCACACCAACCGTAGTTTGTTGACCAGGGCATTTATTGATCTCGACGGCTCGCGAGCGCAAATCGATGATCCGGCTCTTCGGATTGTGGAGCTGAGCGAAGACAACAGCAATGACGCATATGCCGCCTATGTAAATCTGGACTATGACATTACCGATGAGCTCACGCTTTCGGCCTCGCTGCGATATGATCGGGACGAACGCGAACAAACAGACCTGCTGACCGGAAATGTTCGCGAGACCAGTTTCGATTCATGGCAGCCCAAAGCGACACTGACATATAATTTCACCGGCGATCATCTGATTTATGCCACTTACAGCACGGGGTTTCGTTCTGGTGGTTTTAATGCGCCTACCGTTTCGATCCCCGTCTACCAGGCTGAAGAACTGGAAAATTTCGAGGCGGGTTTCAAAACGTCATGGGCTAATAATCGCTTCATCCTGAACGGTGCTATCTACCGTGCCAACAGCGATGATTTCCAATTTTTCTTTATCGATGCTGCGACTGCTTCTCAAATTATCGGCAATATCGATGACGTTGCTATATGGGGCGTTGAGCTGGAGGCACAGGCATTGGTTGCGCCAGGTCTTCAGCTCTTCGGCTCTTTGGGAACGACTGATACGGATATCCGGCGTAACACCACTGATCCAACGACGGTGGGCAACAGGACGCCAAAAAATACGACCTGGTCAGCTAATCTCGGTTTTCAATATGAAACAGCGCTCAGCGACCAATTGGACCTGGTTTTGCGCAGCGATTATGAGCATCGCGGTAGGCGGTTTTGGCAGGTGGATAATGTGGACGTCCAACCGCCAGTTGATATTGTCGATGTCAGGGTTGCCGTTGAATCGCAATCTTTCAGTGTGGCGCTTGTCGGCGAAAATATTTTCGGTGAGGGTTTTTATACAGACTTCAATCCTTCGGCTTTTTCAGGGTTTGCGAACCCGATCGCATTCCGAGCTCCGCCGGCGCGTTGGACGATAGAGGCGCGGCTTAGATTCTGACGTCGCGCTTTAGACTGATTGTCGGCTTTCTTCATCACGGAGCTGCATGGGCTTATCCAACTCCTTTGTGCGAATGGCGGCCATTGCGGCCGTCCGATCATGAACCGATAGCTTCTTGTAGATATTTTTGAGGTGGTAGCGCACTCCGTATTCGCTCAAGCCCATCCGCCGAGCGATCTCCTTATCAGAGCCACCCTTCATCATCTGATCGATGATTTCATATTGTCGCTCGGTAAACGCCGGTGATGAAGGGTGCTCACTTGAGAGGCCGGTTAAGATGCTGCGGCGAGCGAATGATGCGTGCAGGAGCTCTAGATGCTGGCCAGAGCTTAAAATCTTGGTCCACCGATCCGAGAGGCGTGCGGTGGAGAGTTCAACGATTATCTGGCTTTGACCGGTCTCATAGCCCAATTCTGCCGCGTCGCATAAAAGCGCATCGGTATTCGCATATTCTTCCGTCTCGAAGTATATCAAGGCCAAAGTGAGCTGATATCGCAAGGCAGACCGAGAAAGCTGCTGATCTTGAGCGCGTAAATACTCAGCCTCCAGCAATGCGATAGCAGCTTGGCTGTTGCCATTCTCATGTTTGTGAATGGCTCGCACCAGGGTGAAATATTCGCGTTCTTGCCAAGCAGCCGTCGGCTTGAGCATAAAACCAGCGATATCACCGCAATCAGCTCGTGAACCATAGGCGAATGTCAAAATTATCCTAAATGCAGAGAGCAAATTTGCTATCCTGTAGAGGCCTTGCTTGCTGAGAACGGCCAGATGATTTTCTATTAAATCGATCGCCGATTCCAGGCCATTTGTCCGCGCTTCCAACCATATCAAAGGCTCATAGCCGGCAACATAAATATCTAACCATGCTTCGGACTGTGGAAAGCGGGCCGTTGAACGGCTGATATTTTTGTGTGCGCTGGTGAGGCGACCCGCTTCAAAGTCTATCGAGGTTCTTAAAGCAGAAATAACGGTATCGACGCCTATATCTGTTTGGAAATGTCGGCGCCAGATGAGCCGTGCTTTGTTAACAAACCTTCGGGCCTCTCGGAGATTGCCTTCAGCCAAGTGCACGCATGTTTCATGAATGTCTGCGAACATCAGATTGTAGACTGAATTTGCCAGATTGGCGTGTTTTCTGGCCATATGCAGGCGGTCGCGGGCATCAACAGTGTGACCGCGCTGCGACGCGATGACAGCCGAAAGCGTGAACAAAAAGGTTTTCCAGGATTCGTCTCGACCAGCTTCTTGCAATTGCAGCTTCAAAGAACCGTCTAGATCGCTGCGTTTTTCAAGTTCGCAGCCATAGACCAGAAGAGCCATGCGCAGCACTTCGAGATCTGCCGCCAGATCGTTCTTAGATTCTTCGTCCTGTAACAGCTCGTCAAAGACTTGCTTTGCGGTTTGGATATTTCCTTCTTTGAGATGCACGATAGCCGTGAAGAGTTTCAACCGCGGAAAGTTGGATGCCTCTAATCTGGCTGTCCCCTCGGCTATAAGGCGCACTGCCGCAAAGCCGTGGCGAACCCATATTTTGAGGGTTTCATTCTGTGCTACTACATCATTGAGCAGTTGGGCATCGCCTGCTTTTATTGCCAGTTGGACGGCTTCGGGTACATTGGCATGGTTCGAGCTTTGCAATGCGGCGCTACGGTAAATGGCGTTTTGCCGGCTCGGCATATATGTATCGAGCTGCATCTTGAAATGACATCTGACTGCCGGATGCATGTAAATATCGTCTCCACTAACACGGACCAGTGGCGATAAATTACGCGTCAATATTCTCGTGGCCGCAGCGACATTCACATCCTTCAGAAAAGGTTCAATATCGGCATGGGCGGGCGCATCGAATATTGAAATGTAGCGCATTACCGAGCAGGAGGGATCGTTTAAGGAAGAGGAAATCTCTTGCTCGATATAGCCATCCAATCCTGATTCCAGGACGATAGTGTCGTCCTGCCAACTATTGGGCATGCCTTCAGCCTTTTGGGACCATTGAAGCAGTAAATTTGCAGCGGCAGGCCAATTGTCTGAAAGCCGGGTAATTCGCTTTTTCCAGGGCGGTGGCGCGCGCTCTATGGTAGTTTGGCTGGCAGTTTTTCCAACCATAGACCCAAAGTCGTCGATCACCTCGATTTTTCCGTCAGCCACATATCTCGCTAAAGGAAGATGGTCAGGGTTTTTGGCGGCGATCAATATGAGTGGTGGTTGGCTCGTTTTAGTGCATTTATGGAGCTGGTGTGCAATCGCTGCGCCATCGCAAAAGTCCGCATCATCAATGATAACGACGCGTTCCGCATACGCGTTTGAAACAATCTTTTGCTCTATGGCCGCGGCGGCAACATCCTGCTTTTCTATATGGTCCGCACGATCAAGATAAACATATTCGGCAGATTGGTCGCGTCGCAAATGAGCAGCGACAGATTTCAGAAGATGAGTTTTGCCATATCCTGCCGGCGCGGTAATCAGCTTGATCCGGGTACCGGATAGCAATCTTTCGATAAATATTGATCCGAGGCTGCCGGTTTCCAAGGGTAAATTTTCCTTTCAGCTAAATCTCTTCCATGGCAAATTTGATGTGATGTTAAAGATTCATCGGTTTTGCCGCAACTGCGCCGCACTACACCCTACCAATCCAAATTTGATCCCTACCAATATTCCGGACCCTATCATCTTGCGTAAACTTGTTTTGCGCTGTGTAAATACAGGTCTTCTAAATGGAGAAATCGAACCCTCGAACCAATGTAAGGAAATTCATCATGCCCCTATATAGTCGCGAAGAACCTAATGAAGAGCGCGATGCGCTGCGGATTTATTCTGATGAAGATATGCAAGATCTTCTGTTTGGATTGGGAATGAGCGCGAGCGGCGGTGGGGGCGGATACCATATCGGCCAAGCGCTCGTCGATGCAATAATCGCTGAGGTCCATCCATCACAACGCGTTCTATATCCTGTCTCCCAGGCCAAAGATGACGAATTTGCCGCTATGGCCGGAGGGATAGGTGCGCCGTCCGCCATTACGCCTGGAAATATCACAAAATTCGCTGAATATTGTATTGTTGCGATCAACAAATACAATGTCGATAACGAAAACCAGATCAATGCTCTTGTGCCGGTCGAGGCCGGACCGGTGAACGCTTTGCTAGCCATGTATGTGGGGTGGACACATGGAATAAAAGTTTTTGATTGCGACGGGGCAGGGCGAGCTGTGCCCTCGCTCACCAATCTTGCCTATGATTACAATGATTATCCGATCGCCCCACTCTATCTGGCTGGTGTTAAACCAGGTGAACTACATCCGACTGCAGCAGAAGTTCTGCCGCCGCCCAAAAACGGGGCTGATGCAGAAGCAAAGATTAGGGACAATCTGCCCGTATATGGCAATGCTGCGGGTCTGTTGTGCTGGGGTCAAACTGGTACACAACTGAGAAATTCGGAATTTCTTGTCGACGGGCAAATGGATGCCATGCGCCAATTTGGCTCTGAGCTGCGTAAAGTCAGGGGCTCGTCAATTGAGCTCTTGGCTTATCTACAGAGTCGCCCAGATCTGGTCGCTCAGGTATTCGCCACCAAACTTAAATCCATCGAGACCGACCCCCGCCCAGGTTATGATGACGGCACTTTGATTTTCGAGAGCATTGATCCGCCGAATATAGAGCTCAGAATCAAGTATGAGAATGAGAATATGATCATGACCGCTCCAGAATTGCCGGCGATCACCGCGCCCAATGGCCTGGCCATGTTATTTCCCTATGGTCCCGATGGTTTAACACCTTTGAACAATGGAGACGATTTACCCAATGCAGGGGTAATCGGCGGGCCGGCTGTGGTCGTGGTGTTAAAGGAACGCTGCGTTCTGTATAATCGTCCGCTGTCCACCTCCTTCTCTAATGTTCTGAGGAACGAGCCGTTCAACTATGATGGTCCATTGCAACCGACCGACTGCGTTGCATGATCCCCGATGTCCGGCACCAGCATTATGCTGGTGCCGGACACGCAGCGCCAGGCGGGCCGTCAGGCGCGGGAGATCGTCACCCTATGGGACAAGACCCGCGAGGGGCTTGGTCGGAGCGCAGCGAAGATAGAGCCCGGCCCGTCAGGGGGCGCCAATCTCAAACTAGATTTTTACGCAATCACTGGCCTTCTCGAGAACAGATTTCGGCCACACGCCCGCGGTCATCCCACCGGGCCACATATCGCACGCCGGCAGCGAGAACAGCGCAGCTCGCATTCTCTCCCCGTTAACGAATGGGCGCCAAATAACCCTAGCTCATTTAGGCCGATTGATCGCTGAACAGAATCCTCAGGGCGGAATGACTTTTTCCCTGATCTTGCCCAAGCAACTTTAACGGCCGCCGGAAGCAGCCCTTAGATCATTTCTATTTTGGATATTCAAAGCGCAGTAACTAACTATGAAATGGAGATTGATACTCGCCTAATTTGATGAATTAGTAGCTTTCTTTCGTGACCAGATAAGATCATATCCGCCGTCCTCTCGCTTCTGGACAATGAACGATACGCTATCGTTGCTGCTGGAAACCGCTCCAAAAAGCTCATTTATTTCACCAACCTTAATCCAATCAGAAGTTTTATTTCTCAGACCTTCTATATCAGCAGCATTTGCGAGTGGCCGAACATCTATATCATCGAGTACCCGAATAGGTAGAAAGAAGGACATAGAATCTACCATTCCCATCTGCTTTCCGTCCTCCCGCTTGTTCAAAGTTCCAACCTCCATCAGGCAAGTCTCTCGCTAAGACATTATTGCGCAACCCTTCAACAATAGCTAGCTCGCCTTCGGTTGCCGGTATTCCGTCTTCTGGAATATCCGCTGTTTCATCAGTCCAATTCCAAGGTAGTAGTTCGTCCAGTCTATTAACCGGATGGCCTTCACCGACGCGGCGCAGGACGTCTGCCAGCCAAGCTTCGGGATCGACTTTATTGAGCTTAGCCGTTTCTATCAGGGAATACATGGCTGCCGCATTGTCGCCGCCGCTATCGGGGCCCGCAAACATATAGTTCTTGCGGCCAAGCGCGATGCCCCGAATGCTCCTCTCAGCAGCATTATTGTCGATCTCCAATTGCCCGTTTTCGGTAAACCGCAAGAGTGCATCTTTACGAGTAATTGCATAGCGCAATGCTAAGGCCAGTGGCATCTTTGCAGATATCTGCCCCAATATACCTTCCGCCCAATGGAAGAAGCTCTGAGCTTGTTTCCTGGAATCCACTCTTCCTGCCACCCGCGTCATCCAATTTGGTGCCCGCTTCAGTTGTTTTTCGGCCGCATAGAGCAACGCGATCTGATCCAGCGCTTCTTTGGCAGCTACTGATTTCTCCGCCTCATGCACATCAAAGATTTTTCGCCGAACGTGCGCCCAACAAGCAACTTCCACAATTGGACCGGGTTTCCGGGCTTTATCATACAATTGGTCGTAGCCGGGATAGCCATCGGCCTGCATGAAACCTGCAAAATCTCTCAAATGTTTCTTCGGATGCTCCGCTTTTCGATCTCTCGAATAATAAAATCGAACAGCCGGAGGGTCTTTGTCGTTCCAATCTCGGTTATCTCGAACGTAGGTCCAAAGTCTGCCCGTTTTGGTCTTACCCTTACCGGGCGAAAGAACGGGAACCGTTGTATCATCTGTGTGGATCTTTTCGGAAGCCAACACGTGCTTGCTGATCAACTCAACCAAAGGATCAAGCAACCAGCTAACTTGTCCCACCCAATCAGCCAGTGTTGACCGGCTCAGGTCTATGCCATCACGCTTAAATATCTGTGATTGGCGATATAATGGAAGGTGGTCAGCATATTTTGAAACTACCACATGAGCGAGAAGACCTGGCCCCGCACGGCCGCGAGGAATTGGAAGCGCGGGTGCTGGCGCCTGAGAAATAGCATCGCAGCTCTTGCAAGCCATTTTGGGTCGCGCATAGCGCTTTACGTGAAAGCGTCCCGGCGTATATTCCAACACTTCGGTTATATCTTCACCGAGTAAGCCCGTATCGCCACCGCAGTCACTGCAAGTTCTGAATCGGGTGCTGGACATAATATGTCTTCGCGCGGCAAAGCAGCAGGCAAAGGCTCGCGTTTAGGCTTGGCTTTAGTTTCCTCGAGTGGATCTTCCAATTCATTGGGCTCTGAAGCGGCCACTCTGCTTTCGTCTAGTGCCTGGGCTGTTTCCATGTCCTCCAGACTGAGTTCAAGTTGCTCCATCAACTCACGCAATTTTTCCGAAGACTGCCCAAACTTCATCCGGCGGAGCTTAGCAAGTTGCGCTTTTAGTTTTTCAATCTGGAGGGCGTTCAGCTTTATGGACTGCTTCGCCATTTCCAATGCAGCGCGGGTGGCTGCATGGGCTTTTTTCTCATC
This DNA window, taken from Parasphingorhabdus litoris DSM 22379, encodes the following:
- a CDS encoding TonB-dependent receptor, with product MVYSSFKHYASRIVIAAISANLCAGAVQAQTAEPSESQGESANNQLNTIVVTAQRREENLQDVPAQVSAFSADQIVDAGINSTQDFVDLVPNVALDDSFTYLNTFVVVRGVTQINNADSPIAVVVDGVPQNNQKQLNMNLFDIERIEVLRGPQGGLYGRNAIGGVINIVTREPGYEFGGQVSGSYGSGDRVNFMGSLDIPVSEHAGLRVAGNYLTSNGQIDNSFTGENVDFIDHDWELRARGAVDISENVSLDTRVSYRDFRAGAVYDTVVFSGRADDILDPFSNIEGVTFGNIFDASISLDFDLGGVTLTSISAFTDITENYRGDLDFSNPVTSPGGFLGLGFQAGQGQDLDVELYSQELRLVSDSAQPFRWIAGAFYLHTNRSLLTRAFIDLDGSRAQIDDPALRIVELSEDNSNDAYAAYVNLDYDITDELTLSASLRYDRDEREQTDLLTGNVRETSFDSWQPKATLTYNFTGDHLIYATYSTGFRSGGFNAPTVSIPVYQAEELENFEAGFKTSWANNRFILNGAIYRANSDDFQFFFIDAATASQIIGNIDDVAIWGVELEAQALVAPGLQLFGSLGTTDTDIRRNTTDPTTVGNRTPKNTTWSANLGFQYETALSDQLDLVLRSDYEHRGRRFWQVDNVDVQPPVDIVDVRVAVESQSFSVALVGENIFGEGFYTDFNPSAFSGFANPIAFRAPPARWTIEARLRF
- a CDS encoding helix-turn-helix transcriptional regulator, whose translation is MRRDQSAEYVYLDRADHIEKQDVAAAAIEQKIVSNAYAERVVIIDDADFCDGAAIAHQLHKCTKTSQPPLILIAAKNPDHLPLARYVADGKIEVIDDFGSMVGKTASQTTIERAPPPWKKRITRLSDNWPAAANLLLQWSQKAEGMPNSWQDDTIVLESGLDGYIEQEISSSLNDPSCSVMRYISIFDAPAHADIEPFLKDVNVAAATRILTRNLSPLVRVSGDDIYMHPAVRCHFKMQLDTYMPSRQNAIYRSAALQSSNHANVPEAVQLAIKAGDAQLLNDVVAQNETLKIWVRHGFAAVRLIAEGTARLEASNFPRLKLFTAIVHLKEGNIQTAKQVFDELLQDEESKNDLAADLEVLRMALLVYGCELEKRSDLDGSLKLQLQEAGRDESWKTFLFTLSAVIASQRGHTVDARDRLHMARKHANLANSVYNLMFADIHETCVHLAEGNLREARRFVNKARLIWRRHFQTDIGVDTVISALRTSIDFEAGRLTSAHKNISRSTARFPQSEAWLDIYVAGYEPLIWLEARTNGLESAIDLIENHLAVLSKQGLYRIANLLSAFRIILTFAYGSRADCGDIAGFMLKPTAAWQEREYFTLVRAIHKHENGNSQAAIALLEAEYLRAQDQQLSRSALRYQLTLALIYFETEEYANTDALLCDAAELGYETGQSQIIVELSTARLSDRWTKILSSGQHLELLHASFARRSILTGLSSEHPSSPAFTERQYEIIDQMMKGGSDKEIARRMGLSEYGVRYHLKNIYKKLSVHDRTAAMAAIRTKELDKPMQLRDEESRQSV
- a CDS encoding S-methyl thiohydantoin desulfurase domain-containing protein, whose product is MPLYSREEPNEERDALRIYSDEDMQDLLFGLGMSASGGGGGYHIGQALVDAIIAEVHPSQRVLYPVSQAKDDEFAAMAGGIGAPSAITPGNITKFAEYCIVAINKYNVDNENQINALVPVEAGPVNALLAMYVGWTHGIKVFDCDGAGRAVPSLTNLAYDYNDYPIAPLYLAGVKPGELHPTAAEVLPPPKNGADAEAKIRDNLPVYGNAAGLLCWGQTGTQLRNSEFLVDGQMDAMRQFGSELRKVRGSSIELLAYLQSRPDLVAQVFATKLKSIETDPRPGYDDGTLIFESIDPPNIELRIKYENENMIMTAPELPAITAPNGLAMLFPYGPDGLTPLNNGDDLPNAGVIGGPAVVVVLKERCVLYNRPLSTSFSNVLRNEPFNYDGPLQPTDCVA